A window of Marispirochaeta aestuarii contains these coding sequences:
- the infA gene encoding translation initiation factor IF-1, producing MVAKEEAIEVEGIVKESLPNTMFRVELQNGHVILTHLSGKMRKHYIRIVPGDKVRVALSPYDLTRGRIIYRER from the coding sequence ATTGTGGCTAAAGAGGAAGCTATTGAAGTCGAAGGTATTGTAAAGGAATCTCTTCCGAACACCATGTTCAGGGTGGAACTGCAGAACGGACATGTCATTCTTACCCATCTCTCCGGCAAAATGAGAAAACACTACATCCGGATTGTCCCAGGAGACAAAGTCCGGGTTGCCCTGTCTCCCTATGATCTTACCCGGGGACGCATTATCTACCGGGAACGATAA
- a CDS encoding TraR/DksA family transcriptional regulator — MDKAFVDQMKEKLITLKEEIVNNLMSESEDFENLVRDMDPKDLVDVAADDIDRKTLETLSTNDVKRLRLIDSALSRIKNERYGVCMRCNKKIPRERLEAIPYALMCIDCKSSDERRNR; from the coding sequence ATGGATAAAGCGTTCGTGGACCAGATGAAGGAAAAGCTCATCACCCTCAAGGAAGAGATTGTCAACAATCTTATGAGTGAGAGCGAGGATTTCGAAAACCTCGTGCGTGACATGGATCCTAAGGATTTGGTGGATGTCGCGGCGGATGACATTGATCGCAAAACCCTGGAAACTTTGAGCACCAACGATGTTAAACGACTCCGGCTCATAGATTCCGCCCTGTCGAGAATCAAGAATGAGCGTTACGGCGTCTGTATGCGCTGTAATAAGAAGATTCCGAGGGAACGGCTCGAGGCTATCCCGTATGCACTGATGTGTATTGACTGCAAGAGCTCCGACGAAAGACGTAACAGATAG
- a CDS encoding BatD family protein — protein sequence MGIPAWRGPGKQRTFLVGLFLVLFFSPSLSAQDDPELSFLPNPVGLNDRFTLSFEVDVPSASMVSIEEWDYPVGIRLYAGPNIRGIVKSREDGTSYPAVSVSYILLSNRTGRILFPRIPFAVGSESRRTGVGIQRVGSYRNSVLSLPLELEWEIPEGPFYEGQTIPAVLVMRNQEEILLPERVSVPASGGGLFEEAPELGEIRRRLYGDTVLYTVPVTGYLFTPTGAGRFFLNKASVTAEGISGTSDAVAVNVEALPGDVAVSGGVGRFDIDVSPLPEGSRVGETVQLTVRITGEGNLAYLTPPEPDFAGLVLVRSEETHDYRASQRGYQGSRETRYLLKAEEEGDYEIHIPAFPFFDPRDNRVVSLPERRLTLQVLSGGEISIQEETFSLSDLRYTPDEILAAQSTELFRLRYIYLAFVPGPMLLLLFRVRRRRILQYLVLLLAPLALFMLSASGELMDFDQVRGAEDLLMQRDYQAASVVYREMASEHPRNGRLLFNWALCLEGTGKRAEAVNTVIASARCAVPDQRVRSFWDSLTDSDQYIRQYQLPAYFPPAVSFILLLIFYNLFFLAAVLAMFFKRSYLLLVSLLFGTLSFAAAGLFGHAAYVRSTPVAVVASDVVSRRIPRDSAEAWLELPEGLTVKVTQQSGDFLLLSTAYGVEGWVGSGDILRSDDLFQDNKERE from the coding sequence GTGGGTATCCCAGCATGGCGGGGACCAGGAAAGCAGCGGACCTTTCTGGTAGGTCTTTTCCTTGTACTGTTTTTTTCCCCCTCTCTCTCTGCCCAGGATGATCCGGAGCTCTCGTTTTTACCGAACCCGGTGGGCCTGAATGACCGCTTTACCCTCTCCTTTGAAGTGGATGTACCTTCGGCTTCGATGGTCAGCATCGAGGAGTGGGATTATCCGGTGGGGATACGTCTGTATGCGGGGCCGAATATCCGGGGAATCGTCAAAAGCAGAGAGGATGGAACCAGCTACCCCGCCGTTTCCGTCAGTTATATTCTGCTTTCCAACCGGACCGGAAGAATCCTTTTTCCCCGTATCCCCTTTGCTGTTGGTTCGGAATCCCGCAGAACCGGGGTGGGAATCCAGAGGGTCGGAAGCTACCGCAACAGCGTTCTGTCCCTTCCGCTGGAACTGGAATGGGAAATCCCGGAGGGACCATTTTACGAAGGACAGACAATTCCGGCTGTTCTGGTAATGAGAAATCAGGAGGAGATTCTGCTTCCTGAGCGGGTCTCCGTACCCGCATCCGGGGGGGGGCTTTTCGAGGAGGCCCCGGAACTTGGAGAAATCCGCCGGCGCCTCTATGGCGATACAGTTCTCTATACAGTGCCTGTTACGGGATACCTCTTTACTCCCACTGGTGCGGGACGCTTCTTTTTAAACAAGGCTTCTGTTACTGCGGAAGGTATCTCCGGAACATCCGACGCGGTTGCGGTAAATGTCGAAGCCTTACCCGGCGATGTTGCGGTTTCCGGCGGGGTGGGACGCTTTGATATCGATGTCTCTCCTCTTCCGGAAGGATCCAGGGTGGGAGAGACTGTTCAGCTGACCGTGCGTATAACGGGGGAAGGCAACCTTGCATATCTGACTCCTCCTGAACCTGATTTCGCCGGTCTCGTTCTTGTCCGCAGCGAGGAGACCCATGACTACCGGGCCTCTCAGCGAGGATACCAGGGTTCCAGGGAGACCCGGTATCTACTCAAGGCAGAAGAGGAGGGGGATTATGAGATCCATATTCCAGCTTTCCCCTTTTTCGATCCCCGGGATAACAGGGTCGTTTCCCTTCCCGAGCGGAGATTGACGCTGCAGGTACTCTCCGGCGGAGAGATTTCCATCCAGGAGGAAACCTTCAGTTTATCGGATCTTCGTTATACCCCGGATGAGATTCTGGCCGCCCAGTCGACTGAACTCTTCCGGCTTCGCTATATCTATCTTGCTTTTGTTCCCGGTCCCATGCTTCTCCTTCTGTTCAGGGTCCGGCGAAGACGGATTCTCCAGTATTTGGTTCTGCTTCTTGCTCCGCTGGCGCTCTTTATGCTCTCTGCCTCCGGTGAGCTGATGGATTTTGACCAGGTGAGGGGGGCTGAAGATCTCCTTATGCAGCGGGATTATCAGGCTGCTTCCGTTGTCTACAGGGAAATGGCCTCTGAACACCCGCGGAACGGCAGGCTTCTTTTTAACTGGGCATTATGCCTGGAGGGGACGGGAAAGCGGGCAGAAGCTGTCAATACCGTTATTGCCTCCGCCCGATGTGCCGTACCCGACCAGCGGGTTCGTTCCTTCTGGGACAGTCTGACTGATTCTGATCAGTATATCCGTCAATACCAGCTTCCTGCCTATTTCCCACCGGCTGTATCCTTTATTCTTCTGCTCATTTTTTATAATCTTTTCTTTCTGGCCGCTGTGCTTGCCATGTTCTTCAAACGTTCCTATCTGCTGCTTGTCTCGCTGCTCTTCGGAACCCTGAGTTTTGCCGCGGCGGGACTCTTCGGACATGCCGCATATGTCCGCAGCACTCCGGTGGCGGTTGTAGCCTCCGATGTGGTCAGTCGCCGCATACCGCGAGATTCAGCGGAAGCATGGCTTGAATTACCCGAAGGTCTGACGGTCAAAGTTACCCAGCAGTCCGGAGATTTTCTTCTTCTTTCCACGGCTTATGGAGTGGAAGGCTGGGTCGGCAGCGGGGATATTCTTCGTTCAGATGATCTGTTTCAGGATAATAAGGAGCGGGAATGA
- a CDS encoding VWA domain-containing protein: MFRYPHLFFCLLLLVPVIILLWLEFLRGRRDLEYLLGRWRAGNYLDIFTVKWFFSSLALVLFIVFTLFAAADPERKGRPEIRTIESRDIVFALDVSLSMLARDSSPSRLERSVEVMRGILASRGGTSRFSLVVFQEIGVKMIPITEDLAMFETVFQNIGPQVLSRRGSDLKAGLVASLDAFPGKVESEKLLFVFSDGENFGGAVKPVLETARQRGIRIVALGAGTVEGAAIPLEDEQELRDSSGNRVVTRLNADNMRYLAEETGGEYFSLNDPALMSKLDAVFGSSSVRYNEPRESAYRPYLLIAVFALYIYFLVRVIPWKKTF; the protein is encoded by the coding sequence ATGTTTCGATATCCCCACCTTTTCTTTTGCCTTCTGCTCCTGGTTCCGGTGATTATTCTGCTGTGGCTGGAGTTTCTGAGGGGCAGACGGGATCTGGAATACCTTCTCGGTCGCTGGAGAGCGGGAAACTACCTGGATATTTTCACGGTAAAATGGTTTTTTTCCTCCCTGGCCCTTGTCCTCTTCATTGTATTCACCCTGTTCGCCGCAGCGGATCCGGAAAGAAAGGGACGTCCGGAAATCAGGACCATCGAGTCCCGGGATATCGTTTTTGCCCTGGATGTTTCTTTAAGCATGCTGGCCCGGGATTCCTCACCGTCACGGCTTGAGCGCTCCGTGGAGGTCATGCGGGGGATTCTCGCGTCCCGGGGCGGAACCTCACGTTTTTCCCTGGTGGTGTTTCAGGAGATCGGTGTCAAGATGATCCCCATAACCGAGGATCTGGCAATGTTTGAAACGGTTTTTCAGAATATCGGCCCCCAGGTGCTCTCCCGCCGCGGTTCCGATCTGAAAGCCGGGCTTGTCGCTTCCCTCGATGCCTTTCCGGGAAAAGTGGAAAGCGAAAAGCTCCTTTTTGTTTTTTCCGATGGTGAAAACTTCGGCGGGGCCGTCAAGCCCGTACTCGAGACCGCCCGGCAAAGGGGAATCCGGATTGTAGCCCTGGGAGCGGGAACGGTCGAAGGCGCAGCAATACCCCTGGAGGACGAACAGGAGCTGCGTGATTCATCGGGCAACAGGGTCGTTACCCGGCTGAATGCCGATAACATGCGCTATCTGGCAGAGGAGACAGGAGGGGAGTATTTTTCTCTGAACGATCCTGCCCTTATGAGCAAACTGGATGCTGTTTTCGGATCCTCGTCGGTACGTTACAATGAACCGCGGGAATCGGCGTATCGGCCCTACCTGCTGATCGCTGTTTTCGCTCTGTATATTTACTTTTTGGTGCGGGTAATACCTTGGAAAAAAACCTTTTAA
- a CDS encoding DUF58 domain-containing protein, which yields MEKESLFQRIRNLPLVSAKLLEGLFAGNYRSVFRGPGLEFDEVREYSEGDDVRNIDWNVSSRMGSPYAKTFREERELVLSLVFDVSASLDQGVGDISKRDMAMILGAIFAFAAVHNNDRVGGVFFSDRIEKWVPPSKGRKHVASLIEDMENLKPRGAGSELGLALKTVYESLKSRGICVVFSDFRTATGWNEMTLLARKHDVIAVRISDPGDKVLPLKGSLVLQDPERGHSLLAGGVSPAFRSAYGDFWDTQDVIFRRECRRRRIQVLSVDTSDDPVAKVLAFFKTRRRVS from the coding sequence ATGGAGAAAGAGAGCCTATTTCAACGCATTCGTAATCTGCCTCTTGTCAGTGCCAAGCTCCTGGAAGGTCTCTTCGCCGGAAACTATCGTTCCGTTTTTCGCGGTCCCGGTCTGGAATTCGACGAAGTCAGGGAATACTCCGAGGGTGACGATGTCCGGAACATTGACTGGAACGTCTCCTCCCGTATGGGGAGCCCCTACGCCAAGACCTTCCGGGAAGAACGGGAGCTTGTTCTTTCCCTCGTCTTTGATGTCTCAGCCTCCCTGGATCAGGGGGTCGGCGATATCAGTAAACGGGACATGGCAATGATCCTGGGGGCGATCTTTGCCTTTGCCGCGGTCCACAATAATGATCGGGTGGGGGGGGTCTTCTTTTCCGACCGCATTGAAAAATGGGTTCCCCCCTCCAAGGGTCGCAAACACGTGGCCAGTCTTATTGAGGATATGGAAAATCTGAAACCCCGGGGAGCAGGTTCCGAGCTGGGACTGGCCCTCAAGACGGTCTACGAATCCCTGAAATCCCGGGGAATCTGCGTTGTTTTTTCTGATTTCCGCACCGCCACCGGCTGGAACGAAATGACCCTTCTGGCCCGCAAACACGACGTTATTGCCGTCCGGATAAGCGATCCCGGCGACAAGGTACTGCCCCTCAAGGGCAGTCTTGTTCTTCAGGATCCTGAACGGGGTCACAGCCTTCTGGCCGGAGGGGTCAGTCCTGCCTTTCGCAGTGCCTACGGCGATTTCTGGGATACCCAGGATGTGATCTTTCGTCGTGAGTGCCGCCGCCGCAGAATTCAGGTGCTTTCCGTGGACACCAGTGATGATCCCGTCGCCAAGGTTCTGGCCTTTTTCAAGACCCGGAGGCGCGTTTCATGA
- a CDS encoding VWA domain-containing protein, whose protein sequence is MWIFESPAYLLLLGLLLPGIFFAHFWKGRGGRVPFSLSVWRGDSFQESPFSLRFLSFLSHFLFWTGFVLLVLALAGPGRITKERVYLTRGIDIIFVLDESPSMAAQDFYPENRFNTAREVINSFIRSRENDPVGLVVFSDEAALMVPPTLDYSAYLRVLDDLQLMSLGRGTAIGMGIAVASLHLRQSSAQEKIIVLLTDGENNAGEITPASAAEVASSLGIKIFAIGIGSPGDVPGEYTDPETGKIFRGVFSGSYDEELLRMIAETTGGRFYSASTPGALETVFRSIDSVTVTEKRVKVRTETEASYRYFLLAGGIAVLLHLFIRKYLLREVL, encoded by the coding sequence ATGTGGATATTTGAGAGTCCGGCTTACCTTCTGCTCCTGGGACTTCTTTTACCCGGGATCTTCTTCGCCCATTTCTGGAAGGGCCGGGGAGGACGGGTCCCGTTTTCCCTTTCCGTATGGCGGGGAGACTCCTTTCAGGAGAGCCCCTTCAGTCTGCGATTTCTGAGTTTTCTTTCCCATTTCCTTTTCTGGACAGGGTTTGTGCTTCTGGTACTGGCTCTGGCCGGTCCCGGCCGGATTACGAAGGAGCGGGTATATCTGACCCGCGGAATCGATATCATCTTTGTTCTCGATGAGTCTCCCAGTATGGCGGCTCAGGATTTTTACCCGGAAAACCGTTTCAATACCGCCAGGGAGGTAATCAATTCCTTTATCCGCTCCAGGGAGAATGATCCAGTCGGTCTGGTGGTATTCTCCGATGAGGCGGCCCTCATGGTTCCCCCCACCCTGGATTACAGTGCGTACCTCAGGGTGCTGGATGATCTTCAGCTCATGAGTCTGGGCCGGGGGACGGCCATCGGCATGGGGATTGCCGTGGCTTCCCTGCATCTGCGCCAGAGCAGCGCCCAGGAAAAGATAATCGTCCTTTTGACGGACGGAGAAAACAATGCCGGAGAAATAACCCCCGCCAGCGCAGCGGAGGTAGCGTCTTCTCTGGGAATAAAGATCTTCGCCATCGGAATCGGGAGCCCCGGGGACGTACCGGGAGAGTATACGGATCCCGAGACGGGAAAAATATTTCGCGGGGTCTTCTCCGGCAGCTACGATGAGGAGCTTTTGCGGATGATAGCGGAGACTACCGGCGGACGCTTCTATTCCGCTTCCACTCCCGGGGCTCTGGAAACAGTGTTTCGCTCCATCGACTCGGTGACCGTCACGGAAAAAAGGGTAAAGGTGAGGACCGAAACCGAAGCCTCCTACCGCTACTTTCTGCTTGCAGGAGGAATAGCCGTGCTGCTGCATCTGTTTATCCGCAAGTATCTGCTGCGGGAGGTCCTCTAG
- a CDS encoding AAA family ATPase, protein MSSTANRTEVDVERASTELIRCRKEIAKRLVGQESMVDGMLMGLIAGGHVLLEGVPGLAKTLAVKTLAEVLDASFKRLQFTPDLLPADLIGTMIYRQQTGEFVARKGPVFANIVLADEINRAPAKVQSALLEAMEERHVTIGDETHYLPKPFFVLATQNPIESEGTYPLPEAQLDRFMMKLKIDYPDPQDELAILRRMGVEQKSFIQKVLTPGILNIIKETAAAIKVDERIEEYIVSIVTASREKDAGRFGYTRYIEYGASTRATLFLYRAAKVKALFAGRNYVIPEDVKETAYDVLRHRIILSYEAESEELSSEDVITMILRAVPVP, encoded by the coding sequence ATGAGCAGCACCGCGAACAGAACCGAAGTTGATGTCGAACGGGCGAGTACCGAATTAATTCGCTGCCGCAAAGAGATAGCCAAAAGACTGGTCGGCCAGGAGTCCATGGTCGACGGTATGCTGATGGGCCTGATTGCCGGCGGTCATGTACTCCTGGAAGGGGTGCCGGGGCTGGCCAAGACCCTGGCTGTAAAAACCCTGGCGGAGGTCCTGGATGCAAGCTTCAAGCGGCTCCAGTTCACCCCCGACCTTCTGCCTGCGGACCTGATCGGGACCATGATTTACCGCCAGCAGACCGGGGAGTTCGTCGCGAGAAAGGGACCGGTTTTCGCCAACATTGTCCTGGCCGATGAAATAAACCGCGCTCCCGCCAAGGTCCAGTCGGCTCTTCTGGAGGCCATGGAGGAGCGGCACGTTACAATCGGGGACGAGACCCACTATCTTCCCAAGCCCTTCTTTGTCCTGGCCACCCAGAACCCCATCGAGAGTGAAGGTACCTATCCCCTGCCCGAAGCCCAGCTGGACCGCTTCATGATGAAGCTCAAGATCGACTATCCGGACCCCCAGGATGAACTTGCCATTCTGCGGCGCATGGGGGTGGAGCAGAAATCCTTTATTCAGAAGGTCCTGACTCCGGGAATCCTGAATATCATCAAGGAGACAGCCGCGGCGATCAAGGTGGACGAGAGGATCGAGGAGTATATTGTCTCCATTGTCACGGCCTCCCGGGAGAAGGACGCCGGACGCTTCGGCTATACCCGGTATATCGAATACGGTGCCTCCACCAGGGCGACCCTGTTTCTGTACCGGGCGGCCAAGGTTAAAGCCCTTTTTGCCGGCAGGAACTACGTAATCCCCGAGGATGTCAAGGAGACCGCCTACGATGTGCTCCGGCACCGGATAATTCTCTCCTATGAAGCTGAATCGGAGGAGCTCAGCAGCGAAGATGTAATAACCATGATACTCCGGGCCGTACCGGTTCCCTGA
- a CDS encoding histidinol-phosphatase, with amino-acid sequence MIPLTNYHTHNSLCDGTGELEEYLATARRKGFAALGFTSHAPLPFINDWTLAEADLETYCSRVRELQKNSDPELYLGLEIDYIPGRMGPAEERWKQYRFDYTIGSVHMIPVDGKAWSIDGPDDEFLHLYRNVYNRDGTAMAVEYYRLLEEMIHKGGFTILGHLDLIKKKNLKMHFLNEEAPRYTDAVLRVLDSLADSGIFMEINSGGLFRGATEGVYPSFSILQEARRRGIPLVINSDAHTPEALDFHFNEACDLARKAGYRRTMMLLNGDWREIPLGEA; translated from the coding sequence ATGATTCCCCTCACAAACTACCACACCCACAACAGCCTGTGCGACGGGACCGGCGAACTGGAAGAGTACCTGGCGACGGCCCGACGCAAGGGCTTTGCCGCCCTGGGCTTTACGAGCCATGCTCCCCTGCCCTTCATCAATGACTGGACCCTTGCGGAGGCGGACCTGGAAACCTACTGCAGCAGAGTACGGGAGCTGCAGAAGAACAGCGATCCGGAACTCTACCTGGGGCTGGAGATCGATTATATACCCGGCAGAATGGGCCCGGCGGAGGAACGCTGGAAACAGTACCGGTTCGATTACACCATCGGTTCGGTTCACATGATCCCGGTGGATGGAAAAGCCTGGTCCATTGACGGGCCGGATGATGAGTTCCTTCATCTGTACCGGAACGTGTATAACCGGGACGGGACGGCCATGGCAGTGGAATACTACCGCCTCCTTGAGGAGATGATCCATAAGGGAGGCTTCACGATTCTCGGCCATCTTGACCTGATAAAGAAAAAGAACCTCAAAATGCATTTCCTGAACGAAGAGGCGCCCCGATATACGGATGCGGTACTTCGGGTTCTGGACAGCCTTGCAGACAGCGGAATATTCATGGAAATCAACTCCGGCGGCCTGTTCCGGGGAGCTACTGAAGGGGTCTACCCCTCCTTCTCCATTCTGCAGGAAGCCCGACGGCGGGGAATCCCCCTGGTAATAAACTCCGATGCCCATACCCCGGAGGCGCTGGATTTCCATTTCAACGAAGCCTGTGACCTTGCCCGGAAGGCCGGCTACCGGAGGACCATGATGCTCCTGAACGGAGACTGGCGGGAGATCCCCCTGGGAGAAGCCTAG
- a CDS encoding nitroreductase family protein, whose amino-acid sequence MNFTRLVRENRSYRRFNEADPIPRKLMTEMVDLGRICPSGANRQPLKYMIVSDRETRDRVFPLLSWAAYLKDWTGPAEGERPTGYIVILGDTEISQSPSVDLGICAQTMLLLAVEAGYGGCMIASVKKDSLKELLEVPPGLEVLLVIALGKPGEDVVLEEKSPEGDIFYYRDSEDRHHVPKRPLKEVLLRK is encoded by the coding sequence ATGAATTTTACCCGGCTTGTCAGGGAAAACCGGAGCTACCGGCGTTTTAACGAAGCAGACCCCATTCCCCGGAAACTCATGACGGAAATGGTTGACCTGGGAAGGATCTGCCCCAGCGGGGCCAACAGGCAGCCCCTGAAATACATGATCGTCTCGGATCGGGAAACACGGGACAGAGTGTTCCCCCTCCTGAGCTGGGCAGCCTACCTCAAGGACTGGACGGGCCCTGCAGAAGGAGAGCGTCCGACGGGGTACATTGTAATACTCGGCGACACGGAGATATCCCAGTCGCCTTCCGTCGACCTGGGGATCTGTGCCCAGACCATGCTGCTCCTGGCTGTCGAAGCAGGATACGGCGGCTGCATGATCGCTTCGGTAAAGAAAGACTCCCTTAAGGAGCTGCTTGAAGTCCCCCCGGGACTCGAGGTTCTCCTGGTAATAGCCCTGGGAAAACCCGGGGAAGACGTCGTTCTTGAGGAAAAGTCCCCCGAAGGGGATATATTCTACTACCGGGACAGTGAAGACCGCCACCACGTGCCCAAGCGTCCTTTGAAGGAAGTACTCCTGCGGAAATGA
- a CDS encoding Smr/MutS family protein, which produces MNFGDILEQWEQQNSRDRGKKREQAAYEEVMNRWLEEKPLPLKDADRPPRGKKSPSRKTLRRMAPQESLDLHGYTVEEALKELDGFLLRSKRRGLRKVLVIHGKGNHSDTGDSILRKKVRRYIAESPFCGEHGVPQSGMGGEGAVWIILR; this is translated from the coding sequence ATGAACTTTGGAGACATCCTTGAGCAATGGGAACAGCAGAACTCCCGGGACAGGGGAAAAAAAAGAGAGCAGGCGGCCTATGAAGAGGTCATGAATCGCTGGCTTGAAGAAAAACCCCTTCCCCTCAAGGATGCTGACCGGCCCCCCCGTGGTAAAAAGAGCCCCTCCCGTAAAACCCTTCGACGCATGGCGCCCCAGGAGAGCCTGGATCTTCACGGATATACAGTTGAGGAGGCCCTGAAGGAGCTTGACGGATTTCTGCTGCGAAGCAAAAGACGGGGGCTCAGGAAGGTGCTGGTAATCCATGGAAAGGGAAACCATTCGGATACCGGAGATTCGATCCTGCGCAAAAAGGTGCGCCGCTACATTGCAGAGTCTCCTTTTTGCGGTGAACACGGAGTACCGCAGTCCGGAATGGGGGGAGAGGGGGCTGTATGGATTATTCTGCGCTAA
- a CDS encoding tetratricopeptide repeat protein, with product MEKNLLILLFPLLLLSCTPYRTHWQVLKGNYEYINGRYQSAAVSYLGILENELNEDEVIHYNLGNVFYALGETTASEDEWTRALEGENPELKFRTLFNMGNLYYELSQYRSAFESFKKALLLRPDSREAKRNMELTLLRLGSQQEEERALPSAGSVSGGDTSVEEVDRILQYIKRKEESQWVSQHGGDQESSGPFW from the coding sequence TTGGAAAAAAACCTTTTAATACTGCTGTTTCCCCTGTTGCTCCTGTCCTGTACCCCCTATCGAACCCACTGGCAGGTCCTTAAGGGGAACTATGAGTACATAAACGGGCGATATCAGTCTGCCGCGGTTTCTTACCTGGGAATCCTGGAAAACGAGCTGAACGAAGATGAGGTTATCCATTACAACCTTGGAAACGTCTTCTATGCCCTGGGTGAGACCACCGCTTCGGAGGATGAATGGACCAGGGCCCTGGAAGGGGAGAATCCGGAACTCAAATTCAGGACCCTTTTCAATATGGGAAACCTCTACTATGAGCTCAGCCAGTACCGGTCCGCCTTCGAAAGTTTCAAAAAAGCCCTTCTGTTGCGACCCGACAGCAGAGAGGCAAAAAGAAACATGGAGCTGACCCTTTTGAGGCTTGGCAGCCAGCAGGAAGAAGAACGGGCGCTTCCCTCTGCCGGCTCGGTAAGCGGCGGGGATACCTCGGTGGAAGAGGTCGACAGAATTCTACAGTATATTAAACGCAAGGAGGAGTCCCAGTGGGTATCCCAGCATGGCGGGGACCAGGAAAGCAGCGGACCTTTCTGGTAG
- the argJ gene encoding bifunctional glutamate N-acetyltransferase/amino-acid acetyltransferase ArgJ, producing the protein MKYESLTYYNNRMAACKSIVDYEDVLKTRSALPRGFRAGSVALTFHPRELPGDKLYRMNLSLIELSDGKGVAAGVFTRNAFPGAPVLLCRERIDGPSIRGILVNNKVANVCAPGGFDDACRITESLAAAAGGKSEEWLYASTGVIGWKLPVPEIDASLPTLIKSLQAESALPAARGIMTTDRFPKIRSVPAGEATVLGIAKGAGMIEPNMATMLAFIMTDADLSREELSRALGEVVEDSFNAVSVDGDQSTSDMCILLSSRRSPAPAYGDFVEALRQVCTGLARDIVRNGEGTSHVIEVAVSGARCREEARGFAKAVVNSPLVKTAIYGNDPNIGRLVSSLGDYAGNNGIPLDGKALSIRLGGELIFSGGEFRISPELETRLSSYLEKKSFSPELKGYPEHDETVLIEIDLQSGTGSSRVWGSDLSYEYIRENAEYRS; encoded by the coding sequence TTGAAATACGAATCCCTGACGTACTATAACAATCGGATGGCCGCCTGTAAAAGCATAGTTGATTATGAAGATGTTCTCAAGACACGTTCTGCGCTTCCCCGGGGCTTCCGTGCGGGAAGCGTCGCCCTGACCTTTCATCCCCGGGAACTTCCCGGAGACAAGCTCTACCGGATGAATCTTTCTCTCATCGAGCTCAGTGATGGTAAAGGTGTCGCCGCCGGGGTTTTTACCCGCAACGCCTTCCCCGGAGCACCGGTTCTCCTGTGCCGTGAACGTATAGACGGTCCCTCGATCAGGGGGATTCTCGTCAACAACAAGGTGGCCAACGTATGCGCTCCCGGCGGTTTCGATGACGCCTGCAGGATAACCGAAAGCCTGGCGGCGGCGGCGGGGGGTAAATCTGAGGAGTGGCTCTATGCCTCCACCGGGGTTATCGGCTGGAAGCTTCCGGTTCCGGAGATAGATGCTTCCCTGCCAACGCTGATAAAGAGCCTTCAGGCTGAATCAGCCCTTCCCGCTGCCAGGGGAATCATGACCACCGACCGCTTTCCCAAGATCCGTTCGGTTCCTGCGGGAGAGGCCACGGTGCTGGGAATAGCCAAGGGCGCGGGTATGATAGAACCGAACATGGCGACCATGCTGGCTTTCATAATGACCGATGCTGACCTGTCCCGGGAGGAGCTCTCCAGGGCCCTGGGGGAGGTTGTGGAGGATTCCTTCAATGCCGTTTCCGTGGACGGAGACCAGAGTACCAGCGATATGTGTATCCTGCTCTCGTCCCGCAGGTCGCCTGCTCCTGCATACGGCGATTTTGTCGAAGCCCTGCGGCAGGTGTGCACCGGTCTTGCCCGGGATATCGTGCGGAACGGAGAGGGTACCTCCCATGTAATCGAGGTGGCTGTTTCAGGCGCCCGGTGCAGGGAAGAGGCCCGGGGGTTTGCCAAGGCCGTGGTCAATTCCCCCCTGGTCAAGACGGCCATCTACGGCAACGACCCGAACATCGGACGCCTTGTTTCGTCCCTGGGAGATTATGCCGGAAACAATGGAATACCCCTGGACGGAAAGGCTCTGAGTATCCGCCTGGGGGGAGAGCTGATCTTTTCAGGCGGTGAGTTCCGTATCTCTCCGGAACTTGAAACGAGGCTTTCATCCTATCTGGAGAAAAAATCCTTCTCTCCCGAGCTAAAAGGTTACCCGGAGCATGACGAAACGGTACTAATTGAGATAGACTTACAGAGCGGAACGGGCTCTTCCCGGGTATGGGGCAGTGATCTGTCCTATGAGTATATCCGGGAGAACGCCGAGTACCGCAGCTGA